Proteins co-encoded in one Halorussus vallis genomic window:
- the hisD gene encoding histidinol dehydrogenase produces the protein MNVESVADLGPDDRRALFDRDAGIEAIRDDVRDIVSRVRDEGDVAVREFCEEFDGVSVGNLDVSDAAERAAEEIDDETHEAIEAAVANVREFHEAQLPDDWNREFSPGRELGRRFRPIERVGVYVPGGAAAYPSSAVMGVVPAKVAGVEQVVVTTPPAEEMNPVTLAAIHLAGADKVYGVGGAQAVAAMAYGTEQIDRVQKVVGPGNKWVTAAKAEVQGDVAIDFLAGPSELLVLADETADPRFVAADLLAQAEHDPNAAAAAVTHDDDLAAAVVEEIETQVEERERRDTIEDALDNDASGVFRARSPSEAILFAEEYAAEHLSIQADDEDAVLERIDSAGSVFLGPYTPVAAGDYASGTNHVLPTNGLAKITGGLSVDTFLRSTTVQRLDRDALGDLEATITTLAEAEGLEGHAESVRKRFEDEDGVDGENEDEEAEE, from the coding sequence ATGAACGTCGAATCCGTCGCAGACCTCGGCCCGGACGACCGGCGCGCGCTCTTCGACCGCGACGCCGGCATCGAGGCGATTCGCGACGACGTACGGGACATCGTATCGCGTGTGCGGGATGAGGGCGACGTGGCGGTCCGGGAGTTCTGCGAGGAGTTCGACGGCGTCTCGGTCGGCAACCTCGACGTGAGCGACGCCGCCGAGCGCGCCGCCGAGGAGATAGACGACGAGACGCACGAGGCCATCGAGGCGGCCGTCGCGAACGTCCGGGAGTTCCACGAAGCACAGCTCCCCGACGACTGGAACCGGGAGTTCTCGCCCGGCAGAGAGCTGGGTCGGCGGTTCCGACCCATCGAGCGCGTCGGCGTCTACGTCCCCGGCGGCGCGGCCGCCTACCCCTCCAGCGCGGTGATGGGCGTCGTGCCCGCGAAGGTCGCGGGCGTCGAGCAGGTCGTCGTGACGACCCCGCCGGCCGAGGAGATGAACCCGGTGACGCTCGCGGCCATCCACCTCGCGGGCGCCGACAAGGTGTACGGCGTCGGCGGCGCGCAGGCGGTCGCCGCGATGGCCTACGGCACCGAGCAGATAGACCGCGTCCAGAAGGTCGTCGGCCCGGGCAACAAGTGGGTCACCGCCGCGAAGGCCGAGGTCCAGGGCGACGTCGCCATCGACTTCCTGGCGGGGCCGAGCGAACTCCTCGTCCTGGCCGACGAAACCGCGGACCCCCGGTTCGTCGCCGCCGACCTGCTGGCGCAGGCCGAACACGACCCGAACGCTGCGGCGGCCGCGGTCACGCACGACGACGACCTCGCGGCGGCCGTCGTCGAGGAGATCGAAACCCAGGTCGAGGAGCGCGAGCGACGCGACACCATCGAGGACGCGCTCGACAACGACGCCTCGGGCGTGTTCCGCGCGCGCTCGCCGAGCGAGGCCATCCTGTTCGCCGAGGAGTACGCCGCCGAGCACCTCTCGATTCAGGCCGACGACGAGGACGCGGTCTTGGAGCGCATCGACAGCGCCGGGAGCGTCTTCCTCGGCCCCTACACCCCGGTCGCGGCGGGCGACTACGCCAGCGGGACGAACCACGTCCTCCCGACGAACGGGCTGGCGAAGATAACGGGCGGCCTCTCTGTCGACACCTTCCTGCGCTCGACCACGGTCCAGCGGCTCGACCGCGACGCGCTCGGCGACCTCGAAGCGACGATCACCACGCTCGCCGAAGCCGAGGGACTGGAGGGCCACGCCGAGAGCGTCCGGAAACGGTTCGAGGACGAGGACGGCGTGGATGGTGAGAACGAGGACGAGGAAGCAGAGGAGTAG